In Ascaphus truei isolate aAscTru1 chromosome 7, aAscTru1.hap1, whole genome shotgun sequence, one genomic interval encodes:
- the LOC142499197 gene encoding mRNA decay activator protein ZFP36-like yields the protein MPSELLSPFLELDLDLCKDFLSLLSEQHSEGSPCGGLQRTLSACPLILREGGRSQEQLTDLTPWPPQCSWTRESQLPPTSSLRQIPFHADRSVSMIEESGRLTPGSKTLSSRYKTEMCRTFHESGVCKYGSKCQFAHGVGELRGLSRHPKYKTELCRTYHTAGFCPYGARCHFIHNAEEQRFSSGKRAQRPQLLRQSLSCSGIPSSLSSSSLSLFSSSLSSSPPSFSPFSPSTPITPTFSPSTPFPSSVPSSPSSPLKLSLPSFNCSASSPCPPTPRPLLPSDSLGLDAPGTGETQDCTLEPDSEGSERGESSGSESPGCALQQAKRLPIFSRLSD from the exons ATGCCCTCCGAGCTCCTGAGCCCTTTCCTGGAGCTAGATCTAGACTTGTGCAAG GATTTTCTGTCCCTGCTGTCAGAGCAGCATTCGGAGGGAAGTCCCTGTGGCGGGCTGCAGCGCACACTCTCCGCTTGCCCCCTTATCCTACGCGAGGGAGGGAGGAGCCAGGAGCAGCTGACCGACCTCACACCATGGCCCCCGCAGTGCTCATGGACTCGCGAGTCTCAGCTGCCCCCTACCAGTTCTCTGCGCCAGATCCCTTTTCACGCGGACCGCTCGGTGAGCATGATCGAGGAGAGTGGACGGCTAACACCAGGTTCCAAGACTCTCTCTTCCCGCTACAAGACAGAGATGTGCCGCACCTTTCATGAGAGCGGAGTCTGCAAGTATGGATCCAAGTGCCAGTTCGCTCATGGTGTCGGTGAGCTCCGAGGGCTGAGCCGCCACCCCAAGTACAAGACAGAGCTGTGCCGCACCTATCACACTGCTGGCTTCTGCCCATACGGTGCTCGCTGCCACTTCATTCACAATGCAGAGGAGCAGAGGTTCAGCAGTGGCAAGCGGGCACAGCGCCCTCAGCTCCTGAGGCAGAGCCTGAGCTGCTCGGgcatcccatcctctctctcttcctcctccctctccctcttctcctcatccctctcttcctctcctccttcattttcccctttctctccctccaccccaatAACGCccaccttctctccttctacccccttcccctcctcagtaccttcctccccctcctccccgctgAAGTTGAGCTTACCCTCCTTCAATTGCTCTGCTTCCTCCCCTTGCCCACCTACGCCGaggcccctcctcccctccgacAGCCTGGGTCTTGATGCTCCTGGGACAGGGGAGACCCAGGACTGCACATTAGAGCCAGACAGCGAAGGCAGCGAGAGGGGGGAAAGCAGTGGCTCTGAGTCTCCAGGCTGTGCTCTCCAACAGGCCAAACGTCTCCCCATCTTCAGCAGACTGTCAGACtga